From one Bacteroides intestinalis DSM 17393 genomic stretch:
- a CDS encoding nucleotidyl transferase AbiEii/AbiGii toxin family protein: protein MLCLSTIEPSTLELLKKLQQLPELRDTRLVGGTALALQLGHRKSIDLDFFGTINCDTQELVDAIKSVATLTILKESPHIHIYLIDGIKVDIVNYKYPWLDEVVLKQEIRMASFKDIAAMKITAVVGRGTKKDFIDIAFLLRHFSLDEILSFYSLKYNDGSIFMAMKSLAYFDDAENEPMPDMFVNQSWEQIKEYILSKIS from the coding sequence ATGTTATGCTTATCGACAATTGAACCCTCAACACTGGAACTTTTAAAAAAGTTACAGCAACTTCCTGAACTTCGTGATACACGATTAGTAGGAGGAACAGCACTTGCTTTGCAATTAGGGCATCGGAAATCTATTGATTTGGATTTCTTTGGCACAATCAATTGTGATACTCAAGAATTGGTTGATGCTATAAAGAGTGTTGCTACTCTTACTATTTTGAAAGAGTCTCCTCATATACATATTTATTTAATAGATGGTATAAAAGTGGATATTGTGAACTATAAATATCCGTGGCTTGATGAAGTGGTACTAAAACAGGAAATCAGGATGGCTAGTTTTAAAGACATTGCTGCAATGAAAATAACTGCGGTGGTAGGGCGGGGAACTAAGAAGGATTTTATAGATATTGCATTCTTGTTACGTCATTTCTCTTTGGATGAGATTCTGAGTTTTTATTCATTGAAATATAATGATGGTTCTATTTTCATGGCGATGAAAAGTCTGGCTTATTTTGATGATGCAGAAAATGAGCCAATGCCTGATATGTTTGTGAATCAGTCTTGGGAGCAAATAAAAGAATATATCCTATCAAAGATTTCTTGA
- a CDS encoding DUF6922 domain-containing protein: MSANQYINMFSAHLFWDVRREDLDLDKHSEYIIKRVLEYGLLKDWNLLRSYYGLFKIVEVTKEMRDLEPRALAYISAISKTPKEQFRCYAYRQLNPQHWNF, translated from the coding sequence ATGTCTGCAAATCAATATATAAATATGTTTTCCGCCCATCTGTTTTGGGATGTGCGGAGAGAAGATTTAGACCTTGATAAGCACTCTGAGTATATCATAAAAAGAGTGTTGGAATATGGTTTGCTGAAAGACTGGAATTTGCTTCGGTCGTATTACGGATTATTTAAGATTGTTGAAGTTACGAAAGAAATGAGAGATTTAGAGCCTCGTGCTTTAGCTTATATTTCTGCCATATCTAAAACACCTAAAGAACAGTTCAGATGTTATGCTTATCGACAATTGAACCCTCAACACTGGAACTTTTAA
- the dnaB gene encoding replicative DNA helicase, whose protein sequence is MAEQKRTPRSNSKAKVQPVTDYGRIQPQAPELEEAVLGALMIEKDAYSLVSEILRPESFYEHRHQLIYSAITDLAVNQKPVDILTVKEQLAKRGDLEEVGGPFYITQLSSKVASSAHIEYHARIIAQKALARELITFTSNVQSKAFDETLDVDDLMQEAEGRLFEISQQNMKKDYTQINPVIAEAYQLIQKAAARTDGLSGLESGFTKLDKMTSGWQNSDLIIIAARPAMGKTAFVLSMAKNIAVNYRNPVAVFSLEMSNVQLVNRLISNACEIPSEKIKSGQLADYEWQQLDYKLRDLLDAPLYVDDTPSLSVFELRTKARRLVREHGVRIIIIDYLQLMNASGMSFGSRQEEVSTISRSLKGLAKELNIPIIALSQLNRGVESREGEEGKRPQLSDLRESGAIEQDADMVCFIHRPEYYKIYTSQDGTDLRGMAEIIIAKHRNGAVGDVRLRFIGQYTRFQNPEDDMVIPHPAEGGGATYGSKINAVGDGSIPPPAEFAPQTDNPFGGVGSDGPLPF, encoded by the coding sequence ATGGCAGAACAAAAAAGAACTCCCCGAAGTAACTCCAAGGCAAAAGTGCAGCCTGTAACTGATTACGGACGTATACAGCCGCAGGCGCCGGAATTGGAAGAAGCTGTGTTGGGAGCATTGATGATTGAGAAAGACGCTTATTCATTGGTAAGTGAAATTCTTCGCCCGGAGTCTTTTTATGAACACCGGCACCAGTTGATTTATTCCGCTATCACCGATCTGGCTGTGAATCAGAAGCCGGTGGATATCCTCACGGTAAAAGAACAGCTTGCTAAACGTGGTGATCTGGAAGAGGTGGGCGGACCGTTCTACATTACCCAGTTGAGTAGCAAGGTTGCCTCTTCGGCACATATTGAATACCATGCCCGCATCATTGCGCAGAAAGCATTGGCTCGTGAATTGATTACATTTACCAGCAATGTTCAGAGCAAAGCTTTTGATGAGACTCTGGACGTGGATGACTTAATGCAGGAAGCTGAGGGAAGACTCTTTGAGATTTCTCAGCAGAACATGAAGAAGGATTATACACAGATTAATCCGGTTATTGCCGAAGCGTATCAATTAATTCAGAAAGCAGCTGCCCGTACAGATGGTTTAAGTGGTTTGGAAAGCGGATTTACCAAGTTGGATAAAATGACTTCAGGTTGGCAAAATTCTGACCTTATTATTATTGCTGCCCGTCCGGCAATGGGTAAGACGGCGTTCGTGCTTTCTATGGCAAAGAATATAGCTGTTAATTATCGCAATCCGGTAGCTGTGTTTTCACTTGAAATGAGCAACGTACAGTTGGTGAATCGTTTGATATCCAATGCGTGCGAGATTCCGAGTGAGAAAATCAAGAGTGGACAGTTGGCGGATTATGAATGGCAACAGTTGGACTATAAATTGCGTGATCTTCTGGATGCGCCGTTATATGTGGATGATACTCCTTCTTTGTCTGTATTTGAGCTTCGTACAAAAGCACGTCGTCTGGTGCGTGAGCATGGAGTAAGGATTATTATTATCGACTACCTGCAGCTGATGAATGCAAGTGGTATGTCGTTTGGTAGCCGCCAGGAAGAGGTAAGTACCATTTCGCGTTCGTTGAAAGGTTTGGCGAAGGAGTTGAATATTCCTATTATAGCCTTGTCGCAGTTGAACCGTGGTGTGGAGAGCCGTGAAGGTGAAGAAGGTAAACGTCCGCAGTTGAGTGATTTGCGTGAATCGGGAGCTATTGAGCAGGATGCGGATATGGTATGTTTCATTCATCGTCCTGAATATTATAAAATCTATACATCGCAAGATGGTACTGATTTGCGTGGTATGGCAGAAATTATTATTGCTAAGCATCGTAATGGTGCGGTAGGTGATGTTCGTTTGCGCTTTATCGGTCAGTATACCCGTTTCCAGAATCCGGAGGATGATATGGTGATTCCGCATCCGGCAGAAGGAGGCGGAGCTACTTATGGCTCCAAAATAAATGCGGTAGGTGATGGCAGTATACCGCCTCCAGCTGAGTTCGCTCCTCAAACAGATAATCCGTTTGGTGGGGTGGGGTCGGATGGACCGTTGCCATTCTAG
- a CDS encoding smalltalk protein: MKKTSWNVILKVIIAVASAIAGVIGGQAMTI; the protein is encoded by the coding sequence ATGAAAAAAACGAGTTGGAATGTGATATTGAAAGTCATTATTGCCGTAGCCAGTGCCATTGCAGGTGTGATTGGCGGTCAGGCAATGACCATTTAA
- a CDS encoding HU family DNA-binding protein, which produces MSVIFRTVERPSDPRVENSPKKFFPQLITLGQSVDLAFIAQKMQDRSSLSIGDIRSTMQNFVEKLKEQLLEGKTVNIAGLGVFMLAAKSKGEDKTEDVTAKSVESVRICFQANRELKITKTATRAGEKLDLVSLDDYLKNLANVPSGGGSDGGSGGNSGDGGIEDDPLG; this is translated from the coding sequence ATGAGTGTAATTTTTAGAACGGTAGAGAGACCGTCTGACCCTCGGGTTGAGAATTCTCCCAAAAAGTTTTTCCCTCAGTTAATAACTTTAGGACAGAGTGTAGACTTGGCATTCATAGCCCAGAAGATGCAAGATCGTTCTTCGCTTTCTATTGGTGATATCCGGAGTACTATGCAGAACTTCGTGGAGAAGCTGAAAGAACAGTTGCTGGAAGGCAAAACAGTAAATATTGCAGGATTGGGTGTATTTATGCTGGCTGCAAAATCTAAGGGAGAAGATAAAACTGAAGATGTGACCGCCAAGAGTGTGGAGAGTGTTCGTATCTGCTTCCAGGCTAACAGGGAATTGAAGATAACCAAGACTGCTACCCGTGCCGGTGAAAAACTGGATTTGGTCAGCCTGGATGATTATCTGAAAAATTTAGCTAATGTTCCATCAGGAGGTGGTTCAGATGGTGGCTCAGGAGGTAATTCGGGTGATGGGGGAATAGAAGACGATCCTCTGGGATAA
- a CDS encoding DegT/DnrJ/EryC1/StrS family aminotransferase, which produces MDKRIYLCLAHMSGKEQDFIREAFDTNWVVPLGPNVNAFEEDLKHFVGQNKEVVALSAGTAAIHLGLIQLGVSTGDEVICQSFTFCASANPVAYQGATPVFIDSEEDTWNMDPALLEEAIKDRIAKTGKKPKAILPVHLYGMPARIDEICAIASKYDIPVLEDAAEALGSEFKGQKCGTFGTFGVLSFNGNKMITTSGGGALIVPDEAAKKQTMFYATQAREPFPYYQHEKIGYNYRMSNICAGIGRGQMTVLEDHIAHHRHVHDLYAKAFEDVDCITLKSNPDDRFNANYWLSTILIDPEKTGTNYDEVRVQLDAKGIETRPLWKPMHLQPVYANNPRYVNGISERLFNMGLCIPAGPWVTDEDVAYIVEQIKACLKK; this is translated from the coding sequence ATGGACAAGAGAATTTATCTTTGCCTTGCTCATATGAGCGGCAAGGAGCAAGACTTTATACGCGAAGCCTTTGATACCAACTGGGTAGTTCCTTTGGGACCTAACGTCAATGCTTTCGAAGAAGATCTGAAACATTTTGTGGGACAGAATAAGGAAGTTGTCGCATTATCGGCAGGTACGGCAGCCATCCATTTAGGTTTAATTCAGTTGGGCGTCAGTACAGGTGATGAAGTGATCTGCCAGTCATTTACTTTCTGTGCTTCAGCCAATCCTGTAGCTTATCAGGGGGCAACTCCTGTATTTATCGATAGTGAAGAAGACACTTGGAATATGGACCCTGCTTTACTGGAAGAGGCTATCAAAGACAGAATTGCGAAAACTGGTAAAAAGCCTAAAGCCATTCTTCCGGTTCATCTTTATGGTATGCCTGCCAGAATTGATGAGATTTGTGCTATTGCATCGAAATATGACATTCCGGTGTTGGAAGATGCCGCCGAGGCTTTAGGATCCGAGTTCAAGGGACAAAAGTGTGGTACGTTCGGTACTTTTGGTGTGTTGTCTTTCAATGGAAATAAGATGATCACTACTTCGGGTGGTGGTGCGTTAATCGTTCCTGATGAAGCGGCAAAGAAGCAGACCATGTTTTATGCTACTCAGGCCCGTGAACCTTTCCCTTATTACCAGCATGAAAAGATCGGTTATAACTACCGCATGAGTAATATTTGTGCGGGTATCGGTCGTGGTCAGATGACTGTGCTGGAAGATCATATTGCCCATCACCGCCATGTACATGATCTTTATGCAAAAGCTTTTGAAGATGTGGATTGCATTACACTGAAATCTAATCCTGACGATCGTTTCAATGCTAACTATTGGTTATCTACGATTCTGATTGATCCTGAGAAGACCGGTACTAATTATGACGAAGTTCGTGTGCAACTTGATGCCAAAGGTATTGAGACCCGTCCTTTGTGGAAACCTATGCACCTTCAGCCTGTCTATGCAAATAATCCTCGCTATGTGAATGGTATTTCAGAACGTTTATTTAATATGGGATTATGTATTCCTGCCGGACCTTGGGTGACAGATGAAGACGTAGCGTACATCGTGGAGCAAATAAAGGCATGTTTGAAAAAGTAA
- a CDS encoding lipid II:glycine glycyltransferase FemX: MIQIISLSQPIAWDEIVKSFPNYDVYYLSGYVKSFYIHGDGEPQLLYYTSSTLRAIYVYMKRCINNIFYDIITPYGYGGVLFNGEISFENLESFNKDFCSCMIKNNIVDNFVRYHPVLKNAKDMREISTVIDLGKTVALNLSSEDMIWQNITSKNRNMIRKSEKNGVEIFHAKSNSLFGDFIRIYNETMTKDGADKYYYFENDFYHSIHKDLFDNYEMFYAVYDNKIIAMSIILFANNQMHYHLSGSLSEFRNLAPSNLLLYKVAIWGCQQGFKTFHLGGGIGSNEDNLYKFKAAFNRASDYQFSIGKQIFNQNIYNALVEERAMLDINFDRESTFFPLYRS; the protein is encoded by the coding sequence ATGATACAGATTATTAGTCTTAGTCAACCAATAGCATGGGATGAAATAGTTAAATCATTTCCTAATTATGATGTGTATTATTTAAGTGGGTATGTGAAATCTTTTTATATTCACGGAGATGGTGAACCTCAATTACTATATTATACTTCTTCTACTTTAAGGGCTATATATGTATATATGAAACGTTGTATTAATAATATTTTCTATGACATAATAACTCCTTACGGTTATGGTGGAGTACTTTTCAATGGGGAAATCTCTTTTGAAAATCTTGAGAGCTTCAACAAAGATTTTTGTTCCTGTATGATTAAAAATAATATTGTAGATAATTTTGTTCGATATCATCCTGTGTTAAAAAATGCAAAGGATATGCGCGAAATATCAACTGTGATAGATTTGGGTAAGACTGTTGCTTTGAATTTGTCTTCTGAAGATATGATATGGCAGAATATTACTAGTAAAAATCGTAATATGATACGTAAATCCGAAAAGAATGGAGTTGAAATATTCCATGCTAAATCCAATTCTTTATTTGGTGATTTTATACGGATTTATAATGAAACAATGACCAAGGATGGTGCGGATAAATACTATTATTTTGAAAATGATTTTTATCACTCTATCCATAAAGATTTATTTGATAATTATGAAATGTTTTATGCTGTTTATGATAATAAGATAATAGCAATGTCTATCATTCTTTTTGCAAATAATCAAATGCATTATCATTTATCGGGTTCATTAAGTGAGTTTCGTAATTTAGCTCCTAGTAATTTACTGTTGTATAAGGTTGCAATTTGGGGATGTCAACAAGGGTTTAAGACTTTTCATTTAGGAGGTGGAATCGGATCTAATGAAGATAATCTCTATAAGTTTAAGGCTGCATTTAATCGTGCATCTGATTATCAGTTTTCAATAGGGAAACAGATCTTTAACCAAAATATATATAATGCTTTGGTAGAGGAAAGGGCTATGTTGGACATAAATTTTGATAGGGAATCTACTTTCTTTCCTTTGTATAGAAGTTAA
- a CDS encoding GNAT family N-acetyltransferase, whose translation MILLNDTIRLRKANSSDKDQLFILKNNAKVASLLGGFNTFYSIEDISKWIDYHNSKLDEVLFLIEDIENQHIVGHVGLYNIDYRIRKCEYAIMIADEKYQGRGVGQLCTEAMISFARDQLNVQKITLSLLSTNKTALSLYIKNGFVQEGLLKREQYKDGKYQDVILMAKFFEI comes from the coding sequence ATGATTTTATTGAATGATACTATTAGATTACGAAAAGCTAATTCTTCAGATAAGGATCAGTTGTTTATATTGAAGAATAATGCTAAAGTTGCTTCTTTATTAGGGGGCTTTAATACATTCTATTCTATAGAAGATATTTCCAAATGGATTGATTATCATAATTCTAAGCTTGATGAAGTATTGTTTTTGATTGAGGATATTGAAAACCAACATATAGTAGGCCATGTCGGACTGTATAATATTGACTATAGAATTAGAAAATGTGAATATGCAATAATGATTGCAGATGAAAAATATCAAGGAAGAGGAGTTGGGCAATTATGTACAGAAGCTATGATCTCATTTGCGAGAGATCAGCTAAATGTTCAAAAAATTACTTTATCGCTCTTAAGTACTAATAAGACGGCATTATCTCTTTATATTAAGAATGGATTTGTGCAAGAAGGTTTATTAAAACGTGAACAATATAAAGATGGTAAATACCAAGATGTAATCCTTATGGCTAAATTCTTTGAAATATGA
- a CDS encoding sugar transferase — MYLHYFKRLIDFIIAFWVLIIIWPILLAITIWLHFANKGAGAFFLQERPGKNGKLFKVIKFKTMTDERDEDGNLLPDEKRLTKIGRLVRSTSIDELPQLINVLRGDMALIGPRPLLPQYLPLYSEEQARRHEVRPGITGWAQCQGRNLLKFSKKFEYDVWYVDHCSFTLDLKIVRMTIKKVLTKSDIGDGASDMKDVDDLNFMERLHL; from the coding sequence ATGTATTTACATTATTTTAAGCGACTGATTGATTTTATCATTGCTTTTTGGGTATTAATAATTATTTGGCCAATATTATTAGCTATTACAATCTGGTTACATTTTGCAAATAAGGGTGCAGGCGCTTTCTTTCTTCAAGAACGTCCAGGAAAGAATGGAAAACTTTTCAAAGTCATCAAATTCAAAACAATGACTGACGAACGGGATGAAGATGGCAACTTATTGCCGGATGAGAAACGTTTGACAAAAATAGGAAGGCTCGTTCGTTCCACTTCTATTGATGAATTGCCTCAATTGATTAATGTGTTGAGAGGCGATATGGCCTTGATAGGTCCTCGCCCCTTACTTCCGCAATATCTTCCTCTTTATTCTGAAGAGCAGGCCCGTCGACATGAAGTTCGTCCGGGTATTACAGGTTGGGCGCAGTGCCAAGGACGTAACCTTTTAAAGTTTAGTAAGAAGTTTGAATATGATGTATGGTATGTAGATCATTGCTCTTTTACTCTTGATCTTAAGATTGTTAGAATGACTATTAAAAAAGTTCTAACAAAGTCTGATATAGGTGATGGAGCTAGTGATATGAAAGATGTAGATGATCTAAATTTTATGGAAAGGTTACATTTATGA